A region from the Deltaproteobacteria bacterium genome encodes:
- the ald gene encoding alanine dehydrogenase gives MRIGIPKEIKAEETRVAITPSGVAALATHGHHVLIEHNAGHGSSIPDDLYQTAGATILPTAKEVWEQADMVLKVKEPLPAEYPLLRPRLIVFTYLHLAADETLTRTLLEKRVTGVAYETIQLDDGSLPLLAPMSEVAGRLAIQVGAWSLQATNGGRGVLLSGAAGVKPAHVVIIGAGIAGTSTCQVAVGIGARVSILDVNPARLRYVHDILGGHVTTVMSNRANIEEEALSADLVISSILVPGARAPKLLSRTLFRGMKPGAAFVDISIDQGGSAETSRPTAHHNPIYIDEGVVHYCVTNMPAIVPHTSTYALTNVTLSYALELADKGVSALQPNAALRRGLNTIQGQVAHPGVATAFNLPCVAGNELTAVLKK, from the coding sequence ATGCGCATCGGAATTCCAAAAGAAATCAAAGCTGAAGAAACTCGCGTAGCGATCACTCCCAGTGGCGTTGCCGCACTAGCCACGCACGGTCATCACGTGTTGATCGAACACAACGCTGGGCATGGCAGTAGTATCCCGGATGATCTTTATCAGACTGCCGGAGCCACGATCCTCCCCACCGCCAAAGAGGTGTGGGAACAAGCCGACATGGTACTGAAAGTCAAAGAACCACTCCCAGCGGAGTATCCGCTGCTGCGTCCTAGACTGATCGTCTTTACCTATCTTCATCTTGCTGCGGATGAAACGCTCACCCGTACGCTATTGGAGAAACGCGTCACCGGAGTAGCGTACGAAACGATCCAACTCGACGATGGTTCCTTACCCTTGCTCGCGCCAATGAGTGAAGTCGCCGGGCGTTTGGCGATTCAAGTAGGAGCGTGGAGCCTCCAAGCTACGAACGGAGGCCGTGGCGTGTTGCTCAGCGGAGCGGCGGGAGTCAAACCTGCACATGTAGTGATTATTGGGGCAGGTATTGCTGGAACGAGTACATGTCAGGTCGCGGTAGGGATTGGCGCTCGGGTCAGCATTCTTGATGTTAACCCGGCTCGCCTACGGTATGTTCATGATATTCTTGGTGGACATGTCACGACGGTGATGTCAAACCGTGCAAACATTGAGGAAGAAGCCCTCTCTGCCGACTTGGTCATCAGTTCGATTTTAGTTCCCGGTGCCCGTGCCCCAAAGCTTCTCTCTCGCACGCTCTTTCGCGGGATGAAACCCGGTGCGGCATTCGTTGATATTTCGATCGATCAAGGCGGAAGTGCAGAAACCTCGCGTCCCACTGCACACCATAATCCTATCTATATAGACGAAGGTGTGGTGCACTATTGCGTTACCAACATGCCGGCGATCGTACCACATACTTCCACGTATGCGTTGACCAATGTGACGCTGTCGTACGCATTGGAATTAGCCGATAAGGGAGTGTCAGCGTTGCAACCCAATGCTGCATTGCGGCGGGGGTTGAATACGATTCAAGGGCAAGTTGCGCATCCTGGGGTAGCAACGGCGTTCAATTTGCCGTGTGTAGCTGGCAATGAGCTGACAGCGGTGCTCAAGAAGTAA
- the folD gene encoding bifunctional methylenetetrahydrofolate dehydrogenase/methenyltetrahydrofolate cyclohydrolase FolD: protein MTETTGTLLDGKAVAQTVRQTVKVGVAQFLDRHGYVPGLATVLVGDDPASRVYVSTKEKACQEVGIRSCPHRLPASTAAKEVLQLINELNQCRDVHGILVQLPLPAHLDQRALILALAPEKDVDGLHPFNQGRLVLGEDALRPCTPLGVMRLIEHTGMSLTGKKAIVIGRSMLVGKPVALMLLEQNATVTCCHSKTVDLAGEVRAADVVVAAIGQPEAIKGDWIKPGAVVIDVGISRMTDNKLRGDVEFTVAKERASFITPVPGGVGPMTVAMLLANTLKATERISSQHSQ, encoded by the coding sequence ATGACTGAAACCACCGGAACCCTCCTCGATGGAAAAGCGGTAGCACAGACCGTACGGCAAACTGTTAAAGTTGGAGTTGCGCAGTTTCTTGACCGACATGGATATGTCCCAGGCTTAGCGACCGTGTTGGTCGGTGATGATCCAGCCTCGCGTGTATACGTCAGTACAAAGGAAAAGGCATGCCAGGAAGTTGGCATTCGTTCTTGTCCACATCGACTTCCTGCCTCAACCGCAGCGAAGGAAGTGCTACAACTCATCAATGAATTGAACCAATGTCGCGACGTGCACGGTATTTTAGTGCAGTTGCCGTTGCCTGCACATTTGGATCAGCGGGCTCTCATTTTGGCGCTGGCTCCGGAGAAAGATGTTGATGGCCTCCACCCGTTCAATCAAGGGCGACTGGTGTTAGGGGAAGATGCGTTACGTCCCTGTACACCACTCGGAGTAATGCGGCTCATTGAACATACGGGTATGTCACTGACGGGAAAAAAAGCTATTGTCATTGGGCGCAGTATGTTGGTCGGCAAGCCTGTGGCACTGATGCTCCTTGAACAAAATGCGACAGTGACCTGTTGCCACTCAAAAACTGTCGATCTTGCTGGGGAAGTGCGAGCTGCTGATGTCGTCGTTGCCGCGATCGGACAACCGGAGGCGATCAAGGGAGATTGGATCAAGCCAGGGGCGGTGGTGATTGATGTAGGAATCTCGCGTATGACTGACAATAAACTCAGAGGGGACGTGGAATTTACTGTGGCGAAAGAACGTGCCTCGTTTATCACGCCCGTTCCTGGTGGAGTTGGACCGATGACCGTTGCGATGTTACTCGCGAATACGTTGAAGGCCACGGAGAGAATAAGTAGTCAGCATTCACAGTAG
- the gcvT gene encoding glycine cleavage system aminomethyltransferase GcvT: protein MPKRTPLYDTHRSLGARVIEFGGWDMPVQYSGILAEHHAVRTKAGLFDLSHMGEIEVSGPHALEALQELVVTDVARVQLGQAQYALMCYPDGGIVDDIIIYRQAEDRFFVCVNAANIDKDFAWMTEHNRLKAVMVDHSDEYALIAVQGPMAVAIVQRLTSLNLAQIKRYWFAMGEVAGVQALVARTGYTGEDGFELFVAADQAVKVWNACLEAGQSDGLLPIGLGARDTLRLEAAYMLYGNDIDAQTTPLEAGLQRLVRFEKPAFLGRDALSQQQSTGIGKQFVGLSMDEAGIPRHGYSLWHDGQRVGVVTSGTQSPSLGVGIALGYVPPAGAAVGTSLTVEIRGRQVRAHIVTRPFYRKG from the coding sequence ATGCCCAAACGCACTCCTCTCTACGATACTCATCGATCTCTTGGGGCTCGCGTGATCGAGTTCGGCGGCTGGGATATGCCGGTGCAATACAGTGGCATCCTTGCCGAGCATCACGCTGTACGGACCAAGGCTGGTCTGTTTGATCTGAGCCATATGGGTGAGATTGAGGTCAGTGGGCCTCATGCACTTGAGGCGTTGCAAGAACTGGTTGTGACAGATGTTGCTCGTGTCCAACTGGGCCAAGCGCAATACGCGCTGATGTGTTATCCTGACGGTGGCATTGTCGATGACATTATCATTTATCGCCAGGCTGAAGATCGCTTCTTTGTTTGCGTGAACGCTGCCAATATCGACAAAGACTTTGCGTGGATGACAGAACATAATCGCCTCAAGGCGGTGATGGTTGATCACAGTGACGAATATGCTCTTATTGCTGTCCAGGGACCAATGGCTGTCGCGATCGTGCAACGCTTGACTTCGCTCAATCTGGCACAGATCAAACGCTATTGGTTTGCAATGGGAGAAGTCGCCGGAGTGCAGGCTCTGGTTGCGCGCACTGGTTACACTGGAGAAGACGGATTTGAGTTGTTTGTTGCTGCTGACCAAGCCGTGAAAGTATGGAACGCGTGTCTGGAAGCGGGCCAGTCTGACGGTCTTTTGCCGATTGGCTTGGGTGCGCGAGACACATTGCGCCTCGAAGCCGCGTATATGTTGTACGGCAATGATATCGATGCGCAAACGACTCCTTTAGAAGCAGGGCTACAGCGACTTGTCAGGTTTGAAAAACCTGCGTTTCTCGGACGGGACGCGCTGTCGCAGCAACAGTCGACGGGAATAGGCAAACAATTTGTTGGTTTGAGCATGGATGAAGCTGGTATTCCTCGACATGGGTACTCGTTGTGGCACGATGGCCAGCGCGTTGGGGTAGTGACGAGCGGGACACAGTCCCCCTCGCTTGGCGTTGGCATTGCGCTAGGGTACGTTCCTCCTGCGGGCGCTGCGGTGGGAACGTCACTAACAGTGGAGATCCGTGGTCGACAGGTACGAGCGCATATCGTAACACGACCATTTTATCGCAAGGGATGA
- the gcvH gene encoding glycine cleavage system protein GcvH, translating into MEFPKGLRYSQEHEWVAVDGDIATIGITDYAQEQLGDVVYVELPAVGKALNKADTLGVIESVKAVSDIYAPVGGTVTEINADLPNAPETVNADPYGKAWVVRLRLSNPQEVNELMDAAAYEKFVAEA; encoded by the coding sequence ATGGAATTCCCCAAAGGGCTGCGATACTCGCAGGAACATGAGTGGGTTGCGGTAGACGGTGATATTGCGACCATTGGCATTACGGATTATGCGCAGGAGCAACTCGGTGATGTGGTCTATGTCGAGTTGCCTGCGGTTGGCAAAGCCCTCAACAAAGCTGATACGTTAGGGGTTATCGAGTCGGTGAAAGCGGTGTCTGACATCTACGCTCCAGTGGGCGGAACCGTGACCGAAATAAATGCAGATCTCCCCAACGCTCCAGAAACTGTCAATGCAGATCCCTATGGCAAGGCGTGGGTGGTGCGCTTACGTCTGAGCAATCCGCAAGAAGTGAACGAACTGATGGATGCCGCGGCATATGAAAAATTTGTTGCGGAAGCGTAG
- a CDS encoding aminomethyl-transferring glycine dehydrogenase subunit GcvPA yields the protein MRYIPHTDSDIAFMLATIGAGSVADLFAHLPEALRSQAAIDLPLGLSEAGVRSRLTELAATNRVSPETVAFLGAGAYPHFVPVVVDQIIQRSEFATAYTPYQPEVSQGTLQTIFEFQSLVAMLFGLDVANASMYDGASATAEAVLMTKRLLPQRTTVLVARSLHPQYRQVIQTYLDGVSGLQIVEIPWGADGRVDLSQLSRHLDNTVCGVLVGYPNVFGVVEDVAAISEAAHKAGALMATSTAEALALGLLKSPGELDVDIAVAEGQSFGIPVSYGGPGVGLFACRERFLRSMPGRLAGETVDHDGRRGFVLTLSTREQHIRREKATSNICTNQGLCSLAATVYLCLMGKQGLRELAERNVKKSHYACDLLTQTANYQQQFSAPFFNEFVVNVPNARATWQRLQGQGIVAGVVLEDWYPELKDCLLLCVTEMHTRGEIEQLADELKRNA from the coding sequence ATGCGTTACATTCCCCATACTGACAGTGATATTGCGTTCATGCTGGCAACAATCGGTGCGGGCTCAGTTGCTGACTTATTTGCGCACCTGCCTGAAGCTCTCCGTTCACAAGCAGCGATCGATTTGCCGCTTGGCTTATCTGAAGCCGGAGTGCGATCTCGCTTAACGGAACTGGCAGCGACAAACCGTGTCAGTCCCGAGACCGTCGCGTTTCTTGGAGCAGGAGCCTACCCGCACTTCGTTCCTGTAGTGGTCGACCAGATCATTCAACGTTCTGAATTCGCCACTGCCTATACGCCCTACCAACCTGAAGTGAGCCAGGGAACGCTACAGACGATTTTCGAGTTTCAGTCACTGGTTGCGATGTTGTTCGGTTTAGACGTTGCCAATGCCAGTATGTATGATGGTGCGTCGGCGACTGCAGAAGCTGTGTTGATGACCAAACGCCTGCTGCCACAACGGACGACAGTGCTCGTGGCGCGCTCGCTCCATCCGCAATATCGGCAAGTGATTCAGACCTATCTTGATGGCGTATCTGGCTTACAGATTGTCGAGATCCCGTGGGGAGCAGATGGACGGGTGGATCTCTCTCAATTGTCACGCCATTTAGATAACACCGTCTGTGGTGTCCTTGTCGGCTATCCCAATGTGTTTGGTGTGGTTGAAGATGTTGCCGCTATTAGTGAGGCGGCCCATAAAGCTGGCGCACTGATGGCAACGTCAACTGCTGAGGCGCTTGCGTTAGGATTGCTCAAATCTCCAGGTGAACTGGACGTCGATATTGCTGTCGCCGAAGGGCAGAGCTTCGGCATTCCGGTGTCATATGGTGGCCCTGGGGTCGGACTCTTTGCGTGTCGTGAACGTTTCTTGCGGAGTATGCCGGGACGCCTGGCCGGTGAAACCGTCGATCATGATGGGCGCCGCGGTTTTGTCTTGACACTCTCCACGCGTGAACAACATATTCGTCGCGAGAAAGCGACTTCCAACATTTGTACGAACCAGGGGCTCTGCTCGTTGGCAGCAACTGTCTATCTCTGTCTCATGGGAAAACAGGGACTGCGAGAGCTTGCCGAACGGAATGTCAAGAAAAGCCACTATGCGTGCGACTTGTTGACGCAAACCGCCAATTACCAACAGCAATTCTCTGCACCCTTCTTTAACGAATTCGTGGTGAACGTGCCGAATGCGCGTGCCACATGGCAGCGATTACAGGGGCAAGGGATTGTTGCCGGAGTGGTGCTTGAAGATTGGTACCCTGAATTGAAAGACTGTTTGCTATTGTGCGTGACGGAGATGCATACTCGTGGTGAGATTGAACAGTTAGCAGATGAACTGAAACGTAATGCGTAA
- a CDS encoding glycine dehydrogenase subunit 2: MKKRTLLDESLIFERSSPGRVGYSLPEDDLPERQLLQDVPVDLCRTALADFPEVSEGEIVRHFTRLSQWNLSAATTLYPLGSCTMKYNPIVNELVARFAGLAQLHPLVPDEFAQGALALLYDLQHRLAEVSGMDAISLQPAAGAQGELTGMKLIRAHHVEQGRPRKKVLIPGSAHGTNPASAALCGYTVTEVPTGVGGMLEAATVAKHVDDEVAALMVTNPNTLGLFEREIVQTCEVLHARGALVYMDGANLNALMGVAKPGHMGADVIQFNLHKTFSTPHGGGGPGAGPVGVKKILEPYLPNPRVVKERGQYRWSNDFPRSIGKVRSFYGNFGILVRAYAYILAMGSDGLTQATHMAVLNANYLRKRLEHEFTIAEATPCMHECVFSDRSFTHSGVKTLDIAKRLLDYGFYAPTIYFPLVVSGALMIEPTETESKEALDEFADALLAIAQEIKDNPDTLKNAPLLTPVSRLDETRAARHPVLRWRKEPMKN; the protein is encoded by the coding sequence ATGAAAAAAAGAACATTACTGGACGAATCTCTCATCTTCGAACGTAGCTCACCAGGCCGTGTCGGTTACTCATTGCCAGAAGACGACCTGCCAGAAAGGCAACTCTTACAGGATGTTCCTGTTGATCTGTGCCGTACCGCGCTTGCGGATTTTCCTGAAGTCAGTGAAGGTGAAATCGTTCGCCATTTTACGCGCTTGTCGCAGTGGAATCTGAGCGCGGCGACGACGCTGTACCCGCTGGGCTCGTGCACCATGAAATATAACCCTATCGTCAATGAGTTAGTCGCACGGTTCGCTGGATTGGCCCAACTCCATCCTTTGGTGCCAGATGAGTTCGCCCAGGGAGCGCTTGCCTTGCTGTACGATCTTCAGCACCGCCTTGCCGAAGTCAGTGGTATGGATGCGATAAGTCTGCAGCCTGCAGCCGGTGCCCAGGGTGAACTGACGGGTATGAAGTTAATCCGCGCACATCATGTCGAGCAGGGGCGACCACGCAAGAAAGTCCTCATTCCTGGGAGTGCGCACGGTACGAATCCAGCCTCAGCCGCATTGTGTGGCTATACAGTGACAGAAGTTCCGACTGGGGTAGGTGGCATGCTTGAAGCAGCGACTGTCGCGAAGCATGTTGATGATGAAGTTGCAGCACTGATGGTGACAAATCCGAATACACTCGGCTTGTTTGAGCGCGAGATCGTGCAGACTTGTGAAGTGCTGCATGCGCGGGGCGCATTGGTGTACATGGACGGCGCCAACCTGAATGCGCTCATGGGTGTAGCGAAACCCGGTCATATGGGCGCAGATGTTATCCAGTTTAATCTGCACAAAACGTTCTCCACGCCACATGGCGGTGGTGGACCTGGGGCTGGTCCTGTCGGGGTCAAAAAGATTCTGGAACCATACTTGCCAAATCCACGGGTGGTGAAAGAACGTGGGCAGTATCGATGGAGCAATGACTTTCCTCGATCGATTGGCAAGGTTCGGTCATTCTACGGCAACTTTGGTATTCTCGTTCGTGCCTATGCGTACATCCTGGCCATGGGAAGCGATGGACTGACTCAGGCAACGCACATGGCTGTGCTCAATGCGAATTATCTGCGTAAACGCCTCGAACACGAATTCACCATTGCCGAAGCGACGCCGTGTATGCATGAATGCGTGTTCTCTGACCGTTCATTTACGCACTCGGGGGTGAAGACGCTAGATATCGCCAAACGTCTCCTCGACTATGGCTTCTATGCGCCCACGATCTATTTCCCACTGGTTGTGAGTGGTGCGTTGATGATTGAGCCGACCGAGACTGAGAGCAAAGAAGCACTCGATGAATTTGCTGACGCACTGCTCGCCATTGCGCAAGAGATCAAAGACAACCCTGATACACTCAAGAACGCGCCGTTACTCACTCCCGTCAGCCGCCTCGACGAAACCCGCGCTGCACGGCATCCGGTGCTGCGGTGGCGGAAAGAACCAATGAAAAATTAA
- a CDS encoding LLM class flavin-dependent oxidoreductase: MNFGLLTLFDYYPEDCSPQEYYRFLLDEIAYAEDLGFDSVWMGEHHFCNYLCPSPQVFAAAVAQRTKRLRLGTAVALLPLHDPVRLAEDYAMVDVLSDGRLDFGVSRGFQKTSYDGFERSMDDSRERFAEGIEIIDKAWSQDSISYEGQYRRLSNVSVLPRPVQRPRPPIWIGAGPTPESYELAAAHGYNILLASVFAPIKTFTPFVKLYRERLQAAGFDPAQMSTSTGNHCYVGTSSAQAKEVWAKHYLRYFHFVSTLVEEKDYQQNKQFKAFAGVKTFLEKVDFDKARQTLAICGDAEECIDRVAQAKEAVGNTHYWVYSDLGGLPREEVWASLRRFAEKVMPKFR, from the coding sequence ATGAATTTTGGTCTGCTCACCCTGTTCGATTACTACCCCGAGGATTGCTCACCCCAAGAATATTACCGCTTTCTATTGGATGAAATCGCGTACGCCGAAGACCTCGGCTTTGACTCGGTGTGGATGGGCGAGCATCATTTCTGTAACTACTTATGCCCATCGCCACAGGTGTTTGCTGCCGCAGTGGCCCAACGAACCAAGCGTCTGCGGCTCGGTACGGCGGTTGCCCTGCTGCCGTTACATGATCCTGTGCGTTTAGCTGAAGATTATGCGATGGTCGATGTGTTGAGTGACGGGCGGCTCGACTTCGGTGTCAGTCGCGGTTTTCAGAAGACTAGCTATGACGGTTTCGAGCGTTCGATGGATGACAGTCGAGAACGTTTTGCCGAAGGTATCGAGATTATTGATAAAGCATGGTCGCAAGACTCGATCTCTTACGAAGGCCAGTATCGACGACTATCGAATGTGTCCGTTTTACCTCGCCCAGTACAGCGTCCTCGCCCACCGATTTGGATTGGCGCGGGACCAACACCTGAGTCATACGAACTTGCAGCGGCGCATGGCTATAACATCCTGTTGGCTTCGGTATTCGCGCCGATCAAGACGTTCACTCCGTTTGTCAAACTCTATCGCGAGCGGTTGCAAGCTGCTGGATTCGATCCTGCGCAGATGTCCACTTCTACTGGGAATCACTGCTATGTAGGGACCTCTTCCGCGCAAGCGAAAGAGGTGTGGGCCAAGCACTACCTGCGCTATTTCCACTTCGTTTCCACCTTAGTGGAAGAGAAAGACTACCAGCAAAACAAACAGTTCAAAGCCTTTGCTGGGGTGAAGACATTTTTAGAAAAGGTTGATTTCGACAAAGCACGTCAGACCCTGGCGATTTGTGGCGATGCCGAAGAATGCATCGATCGTGTGGCGCAAGCCAAAGAAGCCGTCGGCAACACCCATTACTGGGTCTACTCCGATCTTGGTGGTTTGCCACGAGAAGAAGTGTGGGCGTCATTGCGCCGCTTTGCTGAGAAAGTAATGCCGAAGTTTCGCTGA
- the uvrA gene encoding excinuclease ABC subunit A encodes MSTVDAIRIRGAREHNLKNISVEIPRNKLVVITGVSGSGKSSLAFDTLYAEGRRRYVESLSAYARQFLDQRAKPDVDAIEGLSPAIAIEQRSATTSPRSTVATVTEIADYLRVLYARVGTPYCLQCGRIIAHHSVPQIVDRIASLPEGSRLHVLAPIRLTEAKNFVATVRELRQAGFVRVRVGETQYELAEEASLPRKPPSEFEIVIDRLIVRSGIAQRLADSLETALRHGKDVVKILVGEHEELLFTQRLVCAACGFSYPELTPAFFSPNSPQGTCAECDGLGTQVVKQKPKKARGAATSEEEGGEITSCAACHGTRLRSEVQGIRLAERDITQVLQMSIVEAQQFFAALSLSDQQTLIAQPLRQAIELRLQFLLNIGLNYLSLDRPANTLSGGEVQRVRLATQIGGGLSGVLYVLDEPSIGLHQRDTERLLSALRELRDQGNSLVVVEHDPETILAADYLLDLGPGAGAQGGELLAVGTPQEVIASPASITGSYLRGETKIPLLKQRRAAQQWLTLADVTLHNLKNVTAQFPLGTLTCVTGVSGSGKSSLVMDVLYPQVTILLNKRQEGEKGVKLSGWQQLKSVIRVDQAPISRTPNSNVATYLGLLNPIRDLFAQLPEARVRGYGPERFSFNVKGGRCEACEGDGVVAVEMHLLPDLYVECDVCHSTRYNRETLEVRFRGKNIAEVLSLSVAEALAFGGDVPLLRPKLETLRDVGLEYLRLGQPAPTLSGGEAQRLKLAKELSRKASGHTLYILDEPTTGLHFADIHRLLHVLQMLVEGGHTVIVIEHNLEVIKTADYVIDLGPEGGIEGGEIVAVGTPEEIAQVERSHTGRFLRSVLR; translated from the coding sequence CTGAGTACTGTGGACGCAATACGTATTCGCGGTGCCCGCGAACATAATCTGAAAAATATCTCGGTTGAGATCCCGCGTAACAAACTCGTGGTGATTACCGGAGTCTCAGGTTCGGGGAAGTCGTCGCTTGCGTTCGATACGCTCTATGCCGAAGGGCGGCGACGCTATGTCGAGTCGCTTTCCGCCTACGCGCGACAGTTTCTTGACCAACGGGCAAAACCAGATGTCGACGCTATCGAAGGTCTCTCTCCAGCGATTGCCATCGAACAACGCAGTGCGACGACATCGCCGCGTTCGACTGTTGCGACGGTAACCGAGATCGCCGATTATTTGCGAGTTCTCTATGCGCGCGTTGGTACACCATACTGCTTGCAGTGTGGACGAATTATTGCCCACCATAGCGTGCCGCAAATTGTCGATCGGATTGCCAGTCTCCCTGAAGGTTCGCGTTTGCATGTACTGGCGCCGATTCGACTGACTGAGGCGAAAAACTTTGTTGCGACTGTGCGTGAGTTGCGACAGGCGGGGTTTGTCCGTGTCCGTGTGGGGGAGACCCAGTACGAACTGGCAGAAGAAGCATCGTTGCCGCGAAAACCACCGAGTGAATTCGAGATTGTCATTGACCGCTTGATCGTGAGAAGCGGTATTGCCCAGCGTTTGGCGGACTCGCTCGAAACCGCGCTACGTCATGGCAAAGATGTGGTGAAAATTCTCGTTGGCGAGCATGAGGAATTGTTGTTTACTCAGCGCTTGGTCTGCGCAGCGTGTGGGTTTTCCTATCCTGAACTGACCCCAGCCTTCTTCTCTCCTAATAGCCCGCAGGGCACATGTGCGGAGTGTGATGGACTGGGGACACAGGTGGTGAAACAAAAGCCTAAGAAGGCAAGGGGCGCTGCTACAAGTGAAGAGGAGGGAGGAGAAATCACTTCATGCGCTGCGTGTCACGGGACACGGCTGCGATCGGAGGTGCAGGGCATTCGCCTCGCTGAGCGAGACATTACCCAAGTGCTGCAGATGTCAATCGTCGAGGCGCAGCAGTTTTTTGCTGCGTTGTCGCTCAGCGACCAACAGACCCTGATTGCCCAGCCCTTACGTCAAGCGATTGAGCTACGCCTGCAATTTCTCCTGAATATTGGTTTGAACTATCTTTCCCTTGATCGCCCCGCAAACACTCTTTCCGGTGGAGAAGTACAACGGGTGCGACTCGCAACGCAAATCGGAGGTGGGCTCTCTGGCGTTTTGTATGTGCTCGATGAACCGTCGATTGGGCTCCATCAACGTGACACTGAGCGTTTGCTGAGTGCGTTACGGGAATTGCGCGATCAAGGGAACTCGCTCGTTGTCGTAGAGCATGATCCTGAAACGATCTTGGCGGCTGATTATCTGCTCGATCTTGGTCCAGGCGCTGGAGCGCAAGGTGGTGAACTCTTGGCTGTCGGAACACCACAGGAAGTGATAGCCTCGCCTGCGTCAATTACAGGTAGTTATCTTCGTGGGGAGACGAAAATCCCTCTCCTAAAACAGCGACGAGCCGCGCAACAGTGGCTCACGCTTGCTGATGTGACGCTGCATAACCTCAAGAACGTTACCGCTCAATTCCCGCTTGGTACGCTTACCTGTGTGACCGGTGTCTCAGGTTCAGGAAAAAGCTCGCTGGTGATGGATGTGCTGTACCCACAGGTGACAATTCTATTGAACAAAAGGCAGGAAGGCGAAAAGGGCGTCAAACTGTCAGGCTGGCAGCAACTGAAGAGTGTCATTCGCGTCGATCAAGCTCCGATTAGTCGCACGCCGAATTCCAATGTTGCAACTTATCTTGGCTTGCTCAATCCAATACGCGACCTCTTTGCGCAATTGCCTGAAGCGCGGGTGCGCGGCTATGGACCAGAACGGTTCTCCTTCAACGTGAAAGGTGGTCGGTGCGAAGCTTGTGAAGGTGACGGGGTCGTTGCAGTCGAAATGCATCTGCTGCCAGATTTATATGTTGAGTGTGATGTCTGTCACAGTACTCGCTACAACCGCGAAACCTTAGAAGTGCGCTTCCGGGGAAAAAATATTGCTGAGGTGCTCAGCCTGTCAGTTGCTGAAGCGCTGGCTTTTGGTGGTGACGTTCCGCTGCTGCGCCCTAAACTCGAAACTCTGCGTGATGTCGGCTTGGAATATCTCCGCTTAGGACAGCCAGCGCCAACGCTTTCTGGCGGAGAAGCGCAGCGTCTCAAGCTGGCCAAGGAACTGAGCCGTAAAGCATCTGGTCACACGCTGTATATCCTCGACGAACCAACCACAGGTCTCCATTTTGCTGATATTCATCGTTTACTGCATGTTCTGCAAATGTTGGTCGAAGGCGGGCATACGGTCATTGTCATCGAGCATAATCTCGAAGTGATTAAGACGGCCGACTACGTCATTGATCTTGGCCCCGAAGGCGGTATAGAAGGCGGAGAGATTGTTGCGGTCGGAACACCGGAAGAGATTGCGCAGGTGGAACGTTCGCATACGGGACGGTTTTTACGGTCGGTGCTTAGGTAG
- a CDS encoding iron-sulfur cluster assembly accessory protein: MAQATIDISENAAKKIQSLLAQQEKDAQGLRVKVVGGGCSGLSYKMDLDVQRDGDRVFERDNVKVIVDRKSFIYLRGTELDYADGLMDSGFKLQNPNVKRSCGCGSSFSV, from the coding sequence ATGGCGCAAGCGACAATTGATATCAGTGAGAATGCGGCAAAGAAGATTCAGTCACTCTTGGCTCAACAGGAAAAAGACGCACAGGGGCTGAGGGTCAAGGTTGTTGGCGGGGGGTGTTCAGGGCTCTCGTACAAGATGGACCTTGATGTCCAACGTGATGGTGACCGAGTCTTTGAGCGCGATAACGTTAAAGTGATTGTTGATCGCAAAAGTTTTATTTATCTCCGCGGCACCGAGCTAGACTACGCTGACGGGCTGATGGACTCTGGGTTCAAACTACAAAACCCTAACGTCAAACGCTCGTGTGGCTGTGGTAGCTCGTTCTCGGTGTAA